Below is a window of Chloroflexota bacterium DNA.
CGTGTTTTGGTGGTGATATTTTCGGCAGTCGCCACCACCGACAAACCATCAGGGCTGGTGGCGTCGCCCTCCTCGAGCGCCGGGTTGCCGGCGTTGATCGAGTCAATGTTCGTTTCGCCCCAGGCGTTGCGGCTGGTCTGCACGATGCTTACGGAAGTGACATCCGGCGGCAGGCTACCTGCTTCGGCAATGGCAATACTGCGCGAATAAGGAAAGAAGGCGACTTTACGCTGATCCTGCGGATCGCGGGTGATCGGGCTGAAGCCGTAGCTTAAGGTAGCCGGGGCCAACTGACCGATGTCAGGCACGTACTGGCTCAGATCAATAACCAGGTCGTGGCGCAACGTCAGGCCCCAGTTCGCCGACAGGTAGTCGGCCAGCGGATCGGGCGCGCCGGGTTCAGCCGTTGTCAGGGCCGGCGGGTCCATCATGATGATGGCTTTGCCGCCGTTGGCCAGGTAGTCGCTAATGACTTTCGTTTCTTCTTCGGTGTAAGGCGACTGCGGGCCGGCGATCACAATGGCCGAAGCGTCGCTGGGCAAAGTTTCAGTAATCACCGTCAACGAGCGCACTTCGTAATTGATGACGTCCAGATCAGCCTTGACGCCAGAGAGGCCATTCTCGCCGGTGTCGTCAATGCTTCGTTCGCCGTGGCCGCCGAGGAAGTAGATGATGCGCTTGGTGGGATTGCTCAGGCGGACGATGGCGTTGGTGAGGCCGGACTCGGTGGCGCCGGTGACCGACTCACTTTGATCCCCGCGCTCGACCACCAACGTGCCGTCGGTCGTGTAGCCGTGTTCACGGGCCACGGTTGGCCGGGCATCCGGGTCTACAATTTCGAAGCCAAAGTTGTCGCCGCCGTTGGCCTTGTAGTTGTCCAGTAATCCTTTCGTCGCTTCAAGGTTGAATGCGTCCCTGGTAAAGAATGCATAGACCTTCACCGGCTCGGTCAGCTCGGATAACACTTTAAGTGTTTCGGGCGTCAGCGTGTTGTCTTGCGTTTCGGTCAGGTCCCAGCGGTGTTTGATGGGAACCGGGCCGATGCGGTCGTTGAAGACGACGATGAAGTTAACCAACCCCACCACCACAACAAAAACGACGACCAGCACCAGCGCCTCGGCGCCGTAACGCGCCTGGCGGCTCTTGAGCGCCCGCGTCAGCAGGTCAACTTCAAGGCCGCCAAACAGGGCAATACCCAGCAAGCCAATGGCAAAGGCCGCCTGCGCCGTCGAGTCAATCTTTTGATTGATGAATCCGTAAACCACTCCAAAGAGGATGGCGATGCCGCCCAGAATGATGGCGGCCAGGCCCACCACGTGCTTGCGTTTAAGTTCCATCAGCGCCACCTCCGCGCTTCAACCACCCGCGTCGCCAGGAAAAGCGAGATGGCAATCACGCTGATAAAGTAAACAATATCCACCGTATCAATGATCCCGCGCCCGAACGAGTTGGAGAAATGGTTTGAAAAGTCAAGATGTGAGACAAAGTCAACGAGCTTGGTATTGCCGACACCGAAAAAGGTTTGCAGTAAATTAGTGGCAAAGCCGATGATCCAGATGGTGAGCATGAAGGTATAGCCGATGGCAACCGAGACAATCAGGTTGCCGGTGAGCGACGAGGCAAAGACACCCACCGCCAGGACGGCGCCCACCATCAAGGCCATGCCCAGGTAGCTCGAATAGATCGGCCCGGCGTCCGGGTTGCCATAGGCATACATGAGCGCCGCGTAAATAATTGTGACGCCGATCAGGCACAATCCGAAGAACCAGGCCCCCAGCCACTTGCCCAATACCAATTCCCACTCCTGAAGCGGAGCGGTAAGAAGCAGTTCGAGCGTGCCTTTGTTCTGCTCTTCAGCCAGCAAACGCATAGTGATGACGGGAGCGAAAAACAGGAAGAGGCTGGTGAGCGGCCCAAAGACAAAATTCATCGAAGGCTCGCCGCCGTTTTTCGCGGTGTCGGCAACGCTAACTACAAAGATCAAGCCGACGATTGAAAGGAAGAGGATGGCCACGGCATAGGCGACGGGCGACACAAAGAAGTGCGCAAACTCGCGCTTGGCGATTGTCCACACGTTACGCATCTTGCGCCTCCTCAGCCTTAGCCGGCTCCGCTTCAGCCGCCTCGTCGGTTTCGGCCTGGATCAACTGCAAGTAGATTTCTTCGAGACTCATGCCCATCGGTTTCATTTCCATTAAGCCCCAGCCGCCGTTGACAACTGCCTTCGCCAGTTCGGGGCGGACGTTGCCGCCGGGGACAATTTCAACTTCAAATTCGCCGTCGGTCACGGCGCGAACTGCTGTCACACCCGACACTTTGCCCAACGCTTCGGCCAGCCCGGCGCCGTCGTCGGCCACTTTCAAAGCCACCCGGTCGCCCCCGCTGAGGCGGGAGCGCAGTCGGTCGGGCGTGTCTTCGGCCACGATCTTGCCGTTGTTAATGATCAACACCCGGTTGCACAGGGCTTGCGCTTCCGACAAGATGTGAGTCGAGAGCATCACCGTGCGCTCCTTGCCCAGTTCGCGGATCAAATCGCGAACATCGCGGACTTGCGCCGGGTCGAGTCCGATGGTCGGCTCGTCGAGGATCAATACCTCCGGTTTGTGAAGCATGGCCTGGGCCAGACCCACGCGCTGGCGCATGCCTTTGGACAGGTTGCTGATGAGCGAATCGGCGCGATCGGTCATGTGGACGGCTTCCATTGCTTCCTCAACACGATCATCGCGATCAGGGGCTTTGCGCAGTTCGGCCATGAAGTCCAGATACTGCCAGACCGTCATCTCGGCGTAGAGCGGTACGGTCTCCGGCAGATAGCCAATGCGCTTGCGGACTTCGAGTGAGTGGGTGAACACATCGTAGCCGGCCACAATGGCTTTGCCGTCCGAGGCCGGCATGTAGCCGGTGAGGATGCGCATGGTGGTGGTTTTGCCCGCGCCGTTCGGGCCGAGGAAGCCGACGATCTCACCCTTCTCGGCGTGAAAGGTGAGATGGTCTATGGCCGTGCGCGAGCCATAACGTTTGGTTAAACCTTCGACTTGAATCATGCTTTGCGTAGTCCTTTAGTCATCCGGGTTACGCCGGTTCGTATGACACAAGACGAGCACACGGCGGAAGCGCTCTGCTGTGTGCTCGTCAAAAGAATATCAAGTGTCACTGAAAGAGCCGCCTGCCCGGCGGCCCTTTGCGTTGACACTATACAACTTATCACAAAGGAAAGTCAAGCTTTTCTTAGCGCCGCCTAATCCGGCTTAGCAAAATAGAACATGCGAGCCATTTGCCGGCCTGGCTAAAAACAAGCCTTAAGCGCCCGGATTATCGAGCCGGAAGCCATGCCCCCGGACTGTAACGATGTACTGATGGTTGGGATCGATCTCCGTCAACCGGTCGCGCAGGCGGCGCACCAGGGCATCAATGGATTGCTCGGAAACGCCGTCGCTTTGCACATCGGGCCACACAGCCTGCACCACCTCCTCGCGCGGGCACACGTCGCCATTGCGGGCGTACAGCAATTCGATCAGGCGATATTGAGGCAGGGAAAGCGGCGGGTCAACTTCCTTGCCGCCGATCCACACCCGGCGGCCCGGAATATCCAGCTTGAGGCGGCCGCCTTTGGGAAGCTCGAAGGCCAGCGGCACGGTGGCCTCTGAGCCGACATACACCAGCTTGACGGCAGTGGCAATCGCCACAATGTCGCCGTCCTTCAACAAATGCGAACCTGAAATGGGCTGGCCGTTGACGTGGGTGCCATTCTTAGACTCGTCGTACAGCATCCACCGATTCGCTTCACGTTTGACGCGGGCGTGACGACGGGAGACGGTTTTATCGTTGATCAAAATATCGCATTCGGCGCCCCGGCCAATGATCAGTTCTTCTTTGTTCAAAGGCCAGCGTTGCCCGGTCTGCGGGCCGGCGTTGACGATCAAAACCGGCGTATCAACTCGTTCACTCATGCAGGTCTCCCCTGAAGTATAATTCAGACATCGAAAATACGAGAGTTGCTCTGTGGCCTGGAGGGTGGCCCGCGCCGGAGCCATAACTCTCACTCACCCTCCCACAATCCAGTTTACTCCATTTCAACGGAGCACCGTCAGTCATGGCCTTGCGCCCCGGCGATCTATTGCGTGATCGCTACCACATCCGGCAGGCAGTGGCCCAGGGCGGCATGGGATCGATCTATCTCGCCGAAGACGCGCGTCTCACCGGTCGTCTGTGCGCGATCAAAGAAGTCATCGGCGATCCCTACGCCCCGCCCGAAGTCCAGCAGGAAGCTCGCGAACAATTTTACCGCGAAGCCTCCGTGCTGGCGCGACTTGATCATGCCAGCCTTCCCAAAGTCTCGGACTTCTTCTCGGAAGATGACCGCGACTTTTTGGTGATGGATTACGTGCCCGGCCAGGACCTTTCGGACGTGGTGGCCGCCGCTCGT
It encodes the following:
- a CDS encoding ABC transporter ATP-binding protein → MIQVEGLTKRYGSRTAIDHLTFHAEKGEIVGFLGPNGAGKTTTMRILTGYMPASDGKAIVAGYDVFTHSLEVRKRIGYLPETVPLYAEMTVWQYLDFMAELRKAPDRDDRVEEAMEAVHMTDRADSLISNLSKGMRQRVGLAQAMLHKPEVLILDEPTIGLDPAQVRDVRDLIRELGKERTVMLSTHILSEAQALCNRVLIINNGKIVAEDTPDRLRSRLSGGDRVALKVADDGAGLAEALGKVSGVTAVRAVTDGEFEVEIVPGGNVRPELAKAVVNGGWGLMEMKPMGMSLEEIYLQLIQAETDEAAEAEPAKAEEAQDA
- a CDS encoding ABC transporter permease subunit: MRNVWTIAKREFAHFFVSPVAYAVAILFLSIVGLIFVVSVADTAKNGGEPSMNFVFGPLTSLFLFFAPVITMRLLAEEQNKGTLELLLTAPLQEWELVLGKWLGAWFFGLCLIGVTIIYAALMYAYGNPDAGPIYSSYLGMALMVGAVLAVGVFASSLTGNLIVSVAIGYTFMLTIWIIGFATNLLQTFFGVGNTKLVDFVSHLDFSNHFSNSFGRGIIDTVDIVYFISVIAISLFLATRVVEARRWR
- a CDS encoding GldG family protein is translated as MELKRKHVVGLAAIILGGIAILFGVVYGFINQKIDSTAQAAFAIGLLGIALFGGLEVDLLTRALKSRQARYGAEALVLVVVFVVVVGLVNFIVVFNDRIGPVPIKHRWDLTETQDNTLTPETLKVLSELTEPVKVYAFFTRDAFNLEATKGLLDNYKANGGDNFGFEIVDPDARPTVAREHGYTTDGTLVVERGDQSESVTGATESGLTNAIVRLSNPTKRIIYFLGGHGERSIDDTGENGLSGVKADLDVINYEVRSLTVITETLPSDASAIVIAGPQSPYTEEETKVISDYLANGGKAIIMMDPPALTTAEPGAPDPLADYLSANWGLTLRHDLVIDLSQYVPDIGQLAPATLSYGFSPITRDPQDQRKVAFFPYSRSIAIAEAGSLPPDVTSVSIVQTSRNAWGETNIDSINAGNPALEEGDATSPDGLSVVATAENITTKTRLVVFSSSSFALNVFKQQGGDRFANSTLLLNSIKWVATDDQLIGLTPKETVSRSLNIFTNRDLAIIILLSCLLPPLLVIIGGVSVWWSRRRNA
- a CDS encoding FHA domain-containing protein; the protein is MSERVDTPVLIVNAGPQTGQRWPLNKEELIIGRGAECDILINDKTVSRRHARVKREANRWMLYDESKNGTHVNGQPISGSHLLKDGDIVAIATAVKLVYVGSEATVPLAFELPKGGRLKLDIPGRRVWIGGKEVDPPLSLPQYRLIELLYARNGDVCPREEVVQAVWPDVQSDGVSEQSIDALVRRLRDRLTEIDPNHQYIVTVRGHGFRLDNPGA